Part of the Pieris brassicae chromosome 5, ilPieBrab1.1, whole genome shotgun sequence genome is shown below.
GCcgaagtataaaaaatacatttcgtttaatacttatattttttattgatttataaatattatatgagtATTGTACAAATAATCTTAGGAGTTCGTCAGTTTTCGCCAAATTACCAGGCATGTGCGTAATGTCCGGCACCATGCGCTAATGGGGCAGCGTACACGGAAGAATGCGCGAGGGGAGCGGCGTAGACAGCGGAATGCGCTACGGGAGCAGCGACAACGGTGGACACAACAGCGGGGCTGGTGCGCACGTCAACGCGGGACTGATGGGAGACTGCAGCAGGGGCAATGGCGACTGGGGCAGCATGGGCGACTACTGGGGTGGCGTAGGCGTGTGATACGTAAGCTGGGCTGGACACAACATCCGCACGGGATTGGTGAGACACGGCAGCGGGAGCAGCGTGGACGGCGTGGACGGCGATGGGGGCGCTGTAGGCGATGTGTCCCAGAGAACGTTTGCCCAAGTAGTGTCCGTGGCCAGCGTAGCCGAGAGCGGAGTGACCGAGGAGAGGTGCGGCGTATGCACCGTGAGCGGCTACGGCTAAGGGTGCGGCGTGAGCGTAGACGGCGGGGCTGGTGCGGACATCTACACGGGACTGGTGAGACACGGCGGCGGGAGCGGCGACTAAGGCGGGGGCAACCACGGAGTGGGCGACGGGAGCAGCGAGCACGGAGTGGGCGACTGCCACGGGAGCGACTGCGACGGCTGCGTGTGGCTCCAGAGCCTTAGCCTGCAGGTGAGCGGCACGAGCGTGGATCACTTCAGCGGTATCCAAGGGCCGGCCGTGAGGGTCCAGCACAATTGCGGGATGATGTGCTGGCTGAGCCAGAGGGATGTAAGAGCCGCATGCCACGGAGGCGAGAGCGAATAACACCACCAGCGATTGCATAATGAACGTGGTCTGTGTTTTTTTGCTGACGAACTAAGTAGATCACTTCAAACCGTGCACGGCCGACTGATAATTTCGACTCGCCCTCAGCCTTATTTATACGGCccagatataattaaaaagtaatgcAATTTCAGTGGTAAAACGGTAATGCTAAAACAATGTCAGatgtcaataaaattatacctaacgtaaaaattgctttaaaacACATGTTGCATCATAATATCATCGTTTTTTTTGAGAATAGTTAGTTTTAAAGCTGTCTTAGTGTTGTTTCAAGATGAAATagtccaaaaaatatttacgaaatattttatggaCGGACTTTTACACAgagattatttatatcaataataacaGTCAAATAATAccagttataaatatagataaacaatGACGAATAAGAAAAGGACAAATGTtgacagtaatttttttatttaggttgACTAATAAATGTTGGATATTTAAATACCATTTGAACATTATCCTAGTAGTAAAACTACATTTAACGTATaagactttaaaaattaaacttttaaataggTTCTATTTTTTGAAATAGTGTTATTAAAGGTGaacctaataaaatatttgcaagCCACaactacttttaaaatatactagttACAATTTTGGGTGGAGGCGATCTAGCATCTTGATAACTTAAGGCAGAAAGTGTCTGGCCTCGGACAACAGTGAAATTAAGACACAGTAGAGAACATTTTATTCTTCAAATAATCacgataaatttaattcattaattataatttgtgttttcgcaatggatttttaaatttcttcctttataGTGGTTTTTGTAAACCCTTTCtttgtacaaatatttatttttgctggTCGTATccacatattataaaaacgtcaccatttaaatattctatttgatGAATTCGTCTTAATTTTGtggtcaaaattaaaaaaaatactcttgTACTTCTTCTCTTCTCAGACGAGCGCTGGTTATGGGTTCTGTTGATCTATTTATTACAAGAACGTATTGGTTCTGGTCTATGTTGGGTCTAGTCCAGTTGAAGATCCACTAACTATTCCCTTATCTCTATCATATATATCTTACTaattgtacggttcctgggtcaactggctttaaataatagaggtttattgatttactctatattaaccactcgcgtgttacaatagaatatgagcgaaataatgacgtgctaattgctatgtaccgaatgaatacaattttaacagtcaaagagagtgcctacgtctggctatgctctcggggtgtaactcccatgatttagttaatctctataaaacgaataactgtatgtagaagagagtgactgcgtcgggctatactctcgggacgtaactccgacgatttgggaaatcgtcacgcttatgagtgagcaaaatgtacagctttggctcgtACACTAATGTTTAAGAACCCTCAATTTTTTACCCTAAAATGAACTTGGGTCtgctactataataaaatagtaaaatttaaattttacattattttgtaacaacAACGTAAATTCGTATCCATTCCAATAGTTTCGTCTGAGTttgctgcaggctgcggtgttagtgataaaactgtattaatccACTCGAAGCCAATTGGGAAGGCGAAAAGGGGTTGAAAAGTGGGTACGTCACGAATTGAGTAAAGCAAATCgacaaacgcgcgtcgactgttGTGTGAGCGTTTGGTGGACGAGTGCCGGGGTCATTCACTATAACTTTcttaaatctggccagacGATTACGGCATATGTCTAATGACAGCGACTGAAAACCATAatggaaaagctagctgcTAAACAGCtaaggctggtcaatcgcccTAGGCCACTGCTGCTTCACGTCAACGCCAGACCACATACTGCACAACAGactgctaccaaattagaagtcTAAGACATCCACCTTAATCCCCAGACCTTGCTGCAACAGATTACCAGTTTTTTTCGAAACTTGgataacttcttgcaaggtaaAAATAAGAGTTagtactataaaaaatctactttttgttcctcccataccattgttaaattaaattaattataaaataaaactgcaCAGAAAGGGATTTTAAAGCATACAACAAAatctttgtttaaaatatgagattACAAAAAAGCTTCAGGAcatgttattttatagtaacaaTAACAtctagtaaattttaaaataggcTTAATCTATTTATTACGTTTTTTAAAAAGCCTTTGTCattcatatttgtttttatttaatttcatgggAGTAACACATCATAGTACCTTTATAAATGAAAGGTTTAGAATACGCAGTacacgtttaaaataaattggccTTTTTAGGCAGTCTTGccttaatactttaaaaaactacATGCTTTTctgatgtaaatatttatagaaaaaagcAAAAGTAACATTAGGTATAATTAGgaatatcatttttaaaaattccatCTCACAGCTGATATTTGTAGGCATTCAGGATTTACGCCATTATGTTATGGAATACGCTCCCCGATCCCATACTATCACAACTTCTTAGCCA
Proteins encoded:
- the LOC123709313 gene encoding cuticle protein 16.5-like — translated: MQSLVVLFALASVACGSYIPLAQPAHHPAIVLDPHGRPLDTAEVIHARAAHLQAKALEPHAAVAVAPVAVAHSVLAAPVAHSVVAPALVAAPAAVSHQSRVDVRTSPAVYAHAAPLAVAAHGAYAAPLLGHSALGYAGHGHYLGKRSLGHIAYSAPIAVHAVHAAPAAVSHQSRADVVSSPAYVSHAYATPVVAHAAPVAIAPAAVSHQSRVDVRTSPAVVSTVVAAPVAHSAVYAAPLAHSSVYAAPLAHGAGHYAHAW